Below is a window of Pseudodesulfovibrio sp. JC047 DNA.
CATGGCGGCCTTGACGGCCTGACGAAGGATATCCTGTGAAGCTTCGCGATAATTGGCTCCCAAAGCGAGCTTCATTTCCACTTCGTGACGACGGGCTTTGAGATCGGAAAACAAACGATCGAGACAGATTGAAATTGCAGTCATGGAATTGCCGACGATCATTCCTGCCAATGGGATAAAATATTGTGGCGTCCACCAGGGCTTGGCACCGACAATGATCCCGGTCACCAGCATGGACACAACGGTGTAGGTGAGCAGCATGGAGATAAAAGTTGGGACGACAAAGGGGATTGATTTTTCAGACACCCGGCCACGAATGATGTGAACCGCAGCCGCGACCATGGCGGTGAACATGAGTAAAACCAGCCAACTGATATTGACCTCAAAGACGAACTTAAGCACATAGCCCATGAGAAAAAGCTGGGCAAAGGTGCGGATGGTCCCGATGAATAAATCACGCTCCAATCCGAGCTGCTGCTTGAACGATGTCAGCCCTGCCAGCACCACGAATCCAAGACAGAGCGTCAGTTGAAACGGTCCAATTTCTATGAGGGATTGCGTCATTGCAGCACCAGTTTTTTTTCGTGAAATGAAACGAGCCGGGTCACGCCTTCGGGTGTTTCTTCCGAATGGGAAATCATGATGACCGTGATGCCTTCTCGACTGAGTTCAGCGGCCTTGTTCAAAACGACGCGAGCACTTTCCGGGTCCAAGGACGCGGTCGGCTCGTCCAGAAGGATGACCTCCGGGCGCAGCAGGAGACTGCGAATCAGACAGATTCGTTGCGATTGGCCCACTGAAAGGCGATCGGCCTCACTGTCAAGCGTCACCCCGGAAAGAAGAAAGGATTCAAGGAGCGCGGACAGTTCGAGGTCCGACGGTGGACACAAATCCTTGTTGGACTGAAAAGTAAAAGGCAAGAGCAGGTTGTCACGAACCGTCCCGGGAAGCAGTGTTGGCATTTGCTGGACATAGGCAACACACCGCCGCAATGAAGCGGGTGGAATGTCGGTGATGTCGTGATCCTTGTAGTGAATTGAGCCGGATTGAATTTCTTCCAATCGACACAAGATACGGAGTAAGGTGGACTTCCCGGACCCGGATGGTCCCCGGACAAGAAAGAATGCCCCTTGCTCAAAGGTCAGACTGGCATGGCGCAAAATAGTCGGACCGTTTGGGTACGTGAATGAGACAGCATCAAGGGTTAAACACATATTACCCTTCTTTATTGATATATTTTAGAAACTTGTTTGCTTCCTTGTGTCCCGGTTTCAAACGCAAGGCCGTGTGCAGATTGTGCAGACAGGCGTCCTTGTCGCCTTGCTCGTAGTAGGCCCGGGCAATGTTGTAATACAGGTTTTCATCGTTTTTTGAAATTTCCAACGCGCGGGAATAATATTCAACGGCCTGATCGGTCAGTTTTGATTTGCGAAGATTAATGCCGAATTCGTTGAATAGATGCTTATGTTCCGGGGCAAAGGCCGCATCCAGATCAACCACCCGCTCAAAAATATCGGCAGCTTTCTCGCTCTCCCCCCGTTCCATGTAGGTTAATCCCAGTCCGAAATTGGCGCGGACGTTCTGTTCGTCGAAAGAGAGCGTGGCTTCGTATTCGAATTGTGCGGAATACAACGCACCTTGCTCACGCTGTTGTTCTGCCCGTTTCAAGGTGGAATTCATCTCCTGTATTCTGGGAAAGACTTCGGCCTGATAGTATTCCAACTCCGGGTTGAATTTTCCAAGGAATTCGGACAGGGAATAGCGTTCCTTTGGGCCGGATGGGATATTGTTGTTATTCAACGGTTGAACCATGATACCCCTCCCCTGTTCGTCCGGCGCGGCTTCTTCGGCAAACCAGTAGGATTTTTGGATGGCCTTGCGCACGGTGGTGCCCGTGCCGACCTTGTTCAGGGATTGGGAAGAAAAGACACCGGATATTTTTTCACGTTCAATGTCTTCGGGAATGGTGATGGAGTGCAGGGAGTCATCCTGTGCAACGGTCTTTTTGTCTGAAGTCACGACTATCCTCAATTGTTATCAATTCTCTATGCATGATTGAAATTACACAGCCGGGCAAGGGATGGCAACCTGTTGAAGTGATTGATTGAACTAAACGAAATTTTGAAAGTGGATTAAACATCAGAGCCGATTTGAAGTGTCACATCATACGAAAAAGATCACGACCAAACACAAGAAGCACATACGGTTTCTCTCATCGTGTGCCACTTCAAGACCGATCATGGAAAAAAAGATAATTTTTCGTAGGAAATATCCGACTTTCCCCAATGGTACCAAGGTGACAATCCAATTTCTTTCGGGTACATGCAAAAGCAGGAAAAGAGTGTCTTCCGGGTCGATCGATCGCAGAAGATTTTATATAATGTAGATAATGTTGATGTTTTAAGGAGACTCCACTGATGGACACTATCGGCAAAAGGATTCAGTCCTACCGAGAAAAACAAAAATTGACCATTGAGGATTTGGCGAATCGAACAAATTTGAGTGAAGAATTCATTCGTGCTGTCGAGGTTGAAGACAGATACCCATCACTTCAACCACTCGTGAAGCTTGCCCGCGCTCTGGGAGTACGACTGGGAACGTTCATGGATGACCATGTTTCCCATGATCCCCTGGTGACACGACTTGACGAACGCACGGAAGAACTCGTGATGCACCCTGATGGCAAGGAGCCGGGACTTCGTTTCCACTCGCTTGGCAAAGGGAAAACCGATCGCCACATGGAGCCGTTCTTTATTGAATTGATGCCGGAATCCGCCAAGGACCACCACCTTTCGTCCCACGAAGGCGAAGAGTTCATCATCGTCCACTCCGGAAAAGTACGGATCAAATATGGCCAGGAAGTGACCATCCTTGAAAAAGGAGATTCCACCTATTTCAATTCCGTCGTTCCGCATAATGTTGCCTGTGCCGGTGATGAAATGGCTGAAATTTATGCTGTTCTCTACTTCCCGGAATAGGGGGCGACATGACAGCACTTCGTGAAATAACCCTCGGCCAACTTTTGGACGAGGCGGTTGAAAAATGGCCTGACAAAGACGCCGTGGTCTATGTGGACCGCGATTTTCACCTGACCTACAAGGAATTTGGCGAACTGGTGGACACCCTCGCCAAAGGACTCATGGGCTTAGGCGTAAAAAAAGGCGAAAAGGTCGCCATCTGGGCCAACAATGTGCCCTATTGGGTGGCACTCCAATTTGCCACGGCCAAAATCGGGGCCATCCTGTTGACGGTCAATACGCACTATCGGTCTCATGAGTTGAAATATCTGCTCCAGCATTCCGAAGCCGAAAATCTGTTCATCATCGGTGAATACCGTGGGCACGACTATCTCGCGTCCGTGTACGACCAGGTCCCGGAACTCAAGGTACAGGAACGCGGCCAGCTTCGGACCGAGACATTCCCTCACTTGAAGCGGGTATTCTATCTCGGCCACGAAAAACATCGTGGCATGTATTCCATCCCGGAATTACAGGCCATGTCCGCCATGGTCTCTAATGAGGAATATGAAGCCCGTCAGGCCGAACTGGATTCACATGATGTCGTAAACATGCAGTACACGTCCGGAACCACCGGATTCCCGAAAGGGGTACAGTTGACGCATTACAACATCGGAAACAACGGATACTGGATCGGCAAGAACCAGAACTTCCAGCCCGGTGACCGACTCGCCCTGACCGTGCCGCTCTTCCACTGTTTTGGTTGCGTTCTTGGCGTGCTCGCCTGTGTGAACCACGGTGTCGCCATGATTATCCTCGAAGATTTCGTGCCGACCGATGTCATGCTCGCGCTTGACCAAGAAAAATGTACCGCCCTGTATGGTGTGCCCACCATGTTTATTGCCATACTCGATCACCCCATGTTCGACCGGTTTGACTACTCGTCACTCCGGACGGGGATCATGGCCGGATCGCCCTGTCCCGTCGAAGTCATGAAACGGGTCATGGACAAGATGAACATGAAGGAAATCACCATCTGTTACGGATTGACCGAGGCCAGCCCGGTCATGAGTCAGACCACTGTCGGTGACAGCATCAAACACATGACGGAAACCGTTGGCCCGGCCATGCCCGAAGTGGAAATTCGCATTACCGATCCAGAAACGGGCGAAGAATGCGCTCCCGGCGTTCAAGGGGAAGTCTGTTGTCGCGGCTACAATGTCATGAAAGGCTATTACAACAACGAAAAGGCTTCGATCGATGCCATCGACACGGATGGTTGGCTCCATTCCGGTGACTTGGGTGTCATGGATACCGATGGGTATCTCTCCATCACGGGCCGTCTCAAGGACATGATTATCCGTGGCGGAGAAAACATCTACCCTCGTGAAATCGAAGAGTTCCTCTATTCGATGGATGGTGTTCTCGACGTCCAGGTAGCAGGTGTTCCCAGTGATAAATTCGGCGAACAGGTCGGCGCATTTGTCATTCTCAAGGAAGACGCGGATCTGGAGCCGGAAGACGTGGTTGATTATTGTCGCGGGAAAATTGCCCGGTACAAGATTCCGAAATTTGTCACGTTCATGACTGAATATCCCATGACAGCATCCGGGAAAATTCAGAAATACAAATTGCGTGATCTTGGGGCCTCTTTGTGGCCGGACGCCTAAAAGATGCCCTGAAGGAGGAGGCTCACAGGTCTCCTCTTTTCCCCTTTCCCCTTTCGAGACTGCATCGACTGGAGAAAGATGGTTCCGTCGTCGCAAAGCCTAATGTACACGGCTTGCGACGACAGGAGAAAAATTTCGGAAAGACCGCAAACAGGTCTTTTCCGATGTGTCTGAAGTATCCCTGAACTGGAGGTATACATGGAACAGTACAAGGAAATAGCACCCCGTCTGGTGGGGTTGCGTGAAGGAATCGGCTGGACCGTCGCCGAAATGGCAGAGCTTCTGGGCCTGCCCGAGGACAAGGTTGCTGAGTACGAATCCGGGACAATCGAAATCCCGGTCGGCTACATGCTGGACGTCTCTCGCCTGTGCCGAGTTGATCTGACCACACTCATTTCCGGCCAGGAACCCCACCTGAAGTCCTATGCCATGGTGAAAAAGGACGAAGGGTACGCCGTCGATCGCCGCACGGACTATGATTACAAATCCCTGGGCTACAAGTTCGCCGGACGTGAAATGGAACCGTTTCTGATTACGGTGCCACCAAAGGCCAAGGAAGACATGGTCGAAACCGCACATCGCGGCCAGGAATTCATCTATGTTCTCGAAGGACGCTTGGAAGTTGCACTTGGTGGCGACTCAATCGCGGTCGAACCGGGGGACTCACTGTATTTCAATTCGGAAACGCCCCACGCCTTGCGCGGCATGGATGGCAAAGAAGTCAAATTCCTTGATGTGATTCTGTAGGGTTGGCTCTTTTCCAGTCAACCCGGACAAAGTTGTTTTTTTTGTATGGACACTCAAACGAGTAGAATTGATTCAGAATCACGGAGATAGTTATCATGTTTACTAAGGAAGAATACGCCGATTACGCTGACTTATGCGCTAGATATAAACCGGAATGCCCTGAAAATTTCAACTTTTCATACGACATTCTGGATGCGATGGAGCCGAAGAAAACCGCGCTTATTCATGTTGATAATGCAGGCACTCGCCGAGAATTCGATTTTGGATTTTTCCAGAAGACATCGAGTCAGCTTGCAAACGCTCTTGTCAAACAGGGCGTCAAAAAAGGCGATCGGGTCATGCTCGTCCTGTATCGTCGGTTGGAATACTGGACGGTGATGCTCGCGCTGCATCGTATCGGAGCACTGCCCATTCCCTCACCGTTTTTGCTGACAAAAAAGGATATTTCGGAACGAGTCAATTACGCCAAGGTCTCGACTTTCATCTGCGAAGACTCCATCTGCGATCGAGTGGATGCGGTTCGAGAAAAATGCCCCGGCTTGAAGCTGTGTGTGCAGGTGGACGGCGAAACCAAGGATGGATGGCAGGACTATGACGCCCTGCTGGAAACCGGCGAACCGTCTTTCCCGCGCACGGCAGAAACGCCCGGCGGTGAAGATCCCATGGTCATTTTCTTTTCGTCCGGAACCACAGGACTGCCAAAGATGGTCATGCACTCGTTCTCATACCCTGCCAGCCATTTCACCACTGGTGCTCTCTGGCACGATCTCGAAGAAGACGACATCCATCTGACCCTTTCCGATACAGGTTGGGGCAAATCCGTTTGGGGAAAACTCTACGGACAATGGATGGCAGGTGCGACCGTTTTTGTCTGGGATTTCCGTGGCCGATTTGATCCGGCCCATCTGCTGCAAATCATGCAGGACAACAAGATCACCACGTTTTGCGCACCGCCCACGGTGTACCGTTTTCTCGTGCGTGAAGATTTGTCCAAGTACACACTCTCACTTCGACATTGCACCACCGCCGGTGAATTGCTCAATGAATCGGTCTTCCACGCCTGGCAGGACGCGTTCAACATGTCCCTGTACGAAGGCTATGGTCAGACCGAAACAACCCTTCAGGTTGCAACCTTCAAATGCATGACGCCAAAACCAGGCTCCATCGGCAAGCCCGTGCCAGGTTGGGACATCGCGCTCATGAACGAAGCAGGTCAACGCGTCCCTCAAGGTGAAGAAGGTGAAATCTGCATCCGTATCGACAAGCCAGTCCGTGGTCTGTTCGATTCCTATCTGGATGAACCTGAAAAAACCGCGTCCGTCAAATTCGACGGTTGGTATCACACTGGCGACAAGGCCTGGGCAGACGAAGACGGTTATCTCTGGTTCATGGGCCGGACCGACGATCTCATCAAAAGCTCCGGGTATCGAATCGGCCCCTTTGAAGTCGAATCAGCTCTGGTCTCACACGAATCCGTTATCGAAGCCGCTGTAACCGGCGTTCCCGACGATGTACGAGGGCAGGTCGTCAAGGCCACCATCGTCCTCGCCCCCGGATACGAACCGACAGAGGAATTGACCAAATCACTCCAAAGTTTTGTCCGTGAATTGACCGCTCCGTACAAGTACCCGCGTGTCATCGAATACGTGGATGAGCTGCCAAAAACCATTTCCGGCAAAATCAAACGGAAAGAAATTCGTGAAGCTGATCTGAAAAAATATCACACCATGAAATAAAAACCTTCAAATTCCAAACACACAACGTCCCAAAAGCACTCGCTTTCGGGACGTTTTTTTGTGTTTTGTCTCCGACGGCTAAGGAAAAGAGATGTCTCCGACGGCCAGAGGGGAACCTCTTGAAAGAGGTTCCCCTCTGGACTCCCTTCCAGAACTTTTTATCGCGCCTTCGGCGAGGCCCCACGACATCCGTTAAGTGGGATTAATGAAACAAAAGAAAAGAACGCTGTGCAGAAACACACCTTTTAAAATGTCTCTATAGAATCTGTAAAAAATGTAATTTTTTACAACGTTCTCCCAAGAACCGCACGAACTGACGCTGCCGACAGCTTCGAGCGAAGCGAGCGATAAAAAGTTTTGGAGAGTCCAGAAAACCTTGTTCAAAAGGTTCTCTGGTGGGTCCAGGGCAAAGCCCTGGTCACGCCGAAGGCGACGCCAAAGGTGGCCCCCGGTAGGGCTGGCACGGGATATGCTGTTGGCAAGGAGTGGGCAAGAATTACCCAAAAACGTTGAAGAGTGAGGGCTGTGATGGCTGTTCAATCGATCGGTTCAAATGGATACATGGATGCGTATGCGCTTTTGCAGGCTGCGAATGAAGAGCAGCAATTGCAAAGCAGGGCAACGGAGATGGACAAGGAGCAGGGAAAGACTTCAGGGAAATCGGGCATAGCGAACGAAATTGAGTCATACCTTGCCAAGATTCCCAAGGGCAAGGATAACAGATTATCTTTT
It encodes the following:
- the fetB gene encoding iron export ABC transporter permease subunit FetB; the encoded protein is MTQSLIEIGPFQLTLCLGFVVLAGLTSFKQQLGLERDLFIGTIRTFAQLFLMGYVLKFVFEVNISWLVLLMFTAMVAAAVHIIRGRVSEKSIPFVVPTFISMLLTYTVVSMLVTGIIVGAKPWWTPQYFIPLAGMIVGNSMTAISICLDRLFSDLKARRHEVEMKLALGANYREASQDILRQAVKAAMIPSINSLMAVGLVSLPGMMTGQILAGADPLTAIRYQIVVMLMLVAATSLGTLIVSVLIRKRCFSKAERLLIR
- a CDS encoding ABC transporter ATP-binding protein, which gives rise to MCLTLDAVSFTYPNGPTILRHASLTFEQGAFFLVRGPSGSGKSTLLRILCRLEEIQSGSIHYKDHDITDIPPASLRRCVAYVQQMPTLLPGTVRDNLLLPFTFQSNKDLCPPSDLELSALLESFLLSGVTLDSEADRLSVGQSQRICLIRSLLLRPEVILLDEPTASLDPESARVVLNKAAELSREGITVIMISHSEETPEGVTRLVSFHEKKLVLQ
- a CDS encoding tetratricopeptide repeat protein, whose product is MTSDKKTVAQDDSLHSITIPEDIEREKISGVFSSQSLNKVGTGTTVRKAIQKSYWFAEEAAPDEQGRGIMVQPLNNNNIPSGPKERYSLSEFLGKFNPELEYYQAEVFPRIQEMNSTLKRAEQQREQGALYSAQFEYEATLSFDEQNVRANFGLGLTYMERGESEKAADIFERVVDLDAAFAPEHKHLFNEFGINLRKSKLTDQAVEYYSRALEISKNDENLYYNIARAYYEQGDKDACLHNLHTALRLKPGHKEANKFLKYINKEG
- a CDS encoding XRE family transcriptional regulator, translating into MDTIGKRIQSYREKQKLTIEDLANRTNLSEEFIRAVEVEDRYPSLQPLVKLARALGVRLGTFMDDHVSHDPLVTRLDERTEELVMHPDGKEPGLRFHSLGKGKTDRHMEPFFIELMPESAKDHHLSSHEGEEFIIVHSGKVRIKYGQEVTILEKGDSTYFNSVVPHNVACAGDEMAEIYAVLYFPE
- a CDS encoding AMP-binding protein, coding for MTALREITLGQLLDEAVEKWPDKDAVVYVDRDFHLTYKEFGELVDTLAKGLMGLGVKKGEKVAIWANNVPYWVALQFATAKIGAILLTVNTHYRSHELKYLLQHSEAENLFIIGEYRGHDYLASVYDQVPELKVQERGQLRTETFPHLKRVFYLGHEKHRGMYSIPELQAMSAMVSNEEYEARQAELDSHDVVNMQYTSGTTGFPKGVQLTHYNIGNNGYWIGKNQNFQPGDRLALTVPLFHCFGCVLGVLACVNHGVAMIILEDFVPTDVMLALDQEKCTALYGVPTMFIAILDHPMFDRFDYSSLRTGIMAGSPCPVEVMKRVMDKMNMKEITICYGLTEASPVMSQTTVGDSIKHMTETVGPAMPEVEIRITDPETGEECAPGVQGEVCCRGYNVMKGYYNNEKASIDAIDTDGWLHSGDLGVMDTDGYLSITGRLKDMIIRGGENIYPREIEEFLYSMDGVLDVQVAGVPSDKFGEQVGAFVILKEDADLEPEDVVDYCRGKIARYKIPKFVTFMTEYPMTASGKIQKYKLRDLGASLWPDA
- a CDS encoding XRE family transcriptional regulator, with the translated sequence MEQYKEIAPRLVGLREGIGWTVAEMAELLGLPEDKVAEYESGTIEIPVGYMLDVSRLCRVDLTTLISGQEPHLKSYAMVKKDEGYAVDRRTDYDYKSLGYKFAGREMEPFLITVPPKAKEDMVETAHRGQEFIYVLEGRLEVALGGDSIAVEPGDSLYFNSETPHALRGMDGKEVKFLDVIL
- a CDS encoding AMP-binding protein produces the protein MFTKEEYADYADLCARYKPECPENFNFSYDILDAMEPKKTALIHVDNAGTRREFDFGFFQKTSSQLANALVKQGVKKGDRVMLVLYRRLEYWTVMLALHRIGALPIPSPFLLTKKDISERVNYAKVSTFICEDSICDRVDAVREKCPGLKLCVQVDGETKDGWQDYDALLETGEPSFPRTAETPGGEDPMVIFFSSGTTGLPKMVMHSFSYPASHFTTGALWHDLEEDDIHLTLSDTGWGKSVWGKLYGQWMAGATVFVWDFRGRFDPAHLLQIMQDNKITTFCAPPTVYRFLVREDLSKYTLSLRHCTTAGELLNESVFHAWQDAFNMSLYEGYGQTETTLQVATFKCMTPKPGSIGKPVPGWDIALMNEAGQRVPQGEEGEICIRIDKPVRGLFDSYLDEPEKTASVKFDGWYHTGDKAWADEDGYLWFMGRTDDLIKSSGYRIGPFEVESALVSHESVIEAAVTGVPDDVRGQVVKATIVLAPGYEPTEELTKSLQSFVRELTAPYKYPRVIEYVDELPKTISGKIKRKEIREADLKKYHTMK